A single Pirellulales bacterium DNA region contains:
- a CDS encoding transcription termination/antitermination NusG family protein — translation MSYVISATTVFPDDLFDGCGAQVGGREWWVAYTKVRQEKRLAEDLVQREIPFYLPLVERRHVYRGRRLRSQEPLFGSYVFLFTDARERAQSLATNRIAHTLPVPDGQQLYDDLVQIRRLIEAEVPLTVEARLQPGQRVRVRHGCFAGIEGIVESRCRRTRLTVAITFLQRGISVEIDDVMLDPIS, via the coding sequence ATGTCATACGTCATCAGTGCAACGACGGTATTCCCCGACGACCTATTCGATGGATGCGGAGCCCAGGTGGGGGGGCGAGAATGGTGGGTCGCCTATACCAAGGTCCGCCAGGAAAAACGACTCGCCGAGGACCTGGTCCAACGCGAGATCCCCTTTTACTTGCCACTTGTCGAGCGCAGGCACGTGTACCGTGGGCGGCGCCTCCGCTCGCAGGAACCGCTATTCGGCAGTTACGTCTTCCTGTTCACAGACGCGCGCGAGCGGGCGCAGAGTCTTGCCACCAATCGTATTGCCCACACTCTGCCAGTGCCGGACGGCCAGCAGCTGTACGACGACCTGGTCCAAATCCGGCGTCTGATCGAAGCCGAGGTTCCGCTGACCGTCGAGGCCCGCTTACAGCCCGGCCAGCGAGTGCGCGTGCGGCATGGGTGTTTTGCCGGAATCGAAGGAATCGTCGAATCGCGCTGCCGCCGCACCCGGTTGACGGTGGCCATTACCTTCTTGCAAAGAGGGATCTCGGTCGAGATCGACGATGTCATGCTCGATCCTATCAGCTAG
- a CDS encoding exosortase/archaeosortase family protein has protein sequence MSSSALPPDSRRGTPAVANTSVPRNHAAASGQQQGELTALAAERFSWTLVFSLGCLAATFLWIYWPTFLRLMVAWNVEPDYSHGYFVVPLALFFLWIRRDGMPQLQGPSWGGLILIAAGLAMHVFGSFYYLEPLNGWSMSVWLAGAAWLLGGRKFCQWCLPSALFLLFMVPLPFGVEMMFRQPLQRIATEVSCWTLQSLGMPALAAGNVISIDGTELEVARACSGLRIFVSIVALAFAYAVIVRRPWWTKALIFASALPIAIVANAVRVTLVAIGYSYTTSATSHNLVHDLAGWFVIPLAAALMGSFIWYLGKLIVQVQPMTRQELLRG, from the coding sequence ATGAGTAGCTCAGCACTTCCTCCCGACAGCCGCCGCGGCACGCCAGCGGTGGCAAACACGTCAGTTCCGCGGAATCACGCCGCAGCATCCGGGCAGCAGCAAGGCGAGTTAACGGCGCTCGCCGCAGAGCGATTCTCCTGGACGCTGGTCTTCAGCCTGGGCTGTTTGGCCGCGACGTTCCTATGGATTTATTGGCCGACGTTCTTGCGACTGATGGTGGCCTGGAACGTGGAACCCGATTATTCACACGGCTACTTCGTGGTGCCGTTGGCCCTGTTTTTCTTGTGGATTCGCCGGGACGGCATGCCACAGTTGCAAGGTCCGAGTTGGGGAGGGCTGATTCTGATTGCCGCGGGTCTGGCGATGCATGTATTTGGCAGCTTTTACTACTTGGAGCCATTGAACGGTTGGTCGATGAGCGTTTGGCTGGCAGGAGCGGCGTGGCTCTTGGGAGGACGGAAGTTCTGCCAATGGTGCCTGCCATCGGCATTGTTCCTGCTATTTATGGTTCCACTTCCCTTCGGCGTGGAAATGATGTTCCGGCAGCCCCTGCAACGAATCGCAACCGAGGTGAGCTGCTGGACGCTGCAGTCGTTGGGAATGCCGGCGTTGGCGGCTGGCAACGTAATCTCGATCGACGGCACGGAACTCGAAGTCGCGCGAGCTTGCAGCGGCTTGCGGATATTCGTATCGATCGTGGCCCTGGCGTTTGCGTATGCCGTCATCGTGCGGCGTCCGTGGTGGACCAAGGCGTTGATCTTCGCCAGCGCGCTGCCCATCGCGATCGTAGCCAACGCTGTCCGCGTCACCTTGGTGGCCATTGGGTACTCCTACACCACGTCGGCGACGTCCCATAACCTGGTCCACGATCTGGCTGGCTGGTTCGTCATCCCGCTGGCTGCCGCGCTGATGGGATCTTTTATCTGGTATCTGGGCAAACTGATCGTGCAGGTGCAACCGATGACACGGCAGGAACTCCTGCGCGGATGA